In a genomic window of Anaerotignum faecicola:
- a CDS encoding NUDIX hydrolase, protein MSYEVLESRKTYEGKIVTITVDKLRMPDGSEAYRETVIRKKNAAGVLAVDTDGRLLFVRQYRHPFREMLLEIPAGVIEEGESGEAAVLRELEEETGKRAGRAEFLCELYPSVGFCTEKIQLFFATELTAGTQKLDADEFVEIEKYTLEEAIAMIHKGEIKDGKTIAALFAWQARKNA, encoded by the coding sequence ATGAGCTATGAGGTTTTGGAAAGCAGGAAAACCTATGAAGGGAAGATTGTGACGATTACGGTCGATAAGCTGCGGATGCCGGATGGCAGTGAGGCCTATCGCGAAACCGTAATCCGCAAGAAAAACGCCGCAGGCGTGCTTGCGGTGGATACGGATGGGAGGCTTCTGTTTGTCCGCCAGTATCGGCATCCGTTTCGGGAAATGCTGCTGGAAATCCCTGCCGGTGTGATAGAGGAGGGCGAAAGCGGCGAAGCAGCCGTGCTGCGCGAGCTGGAGGAGGAAACGGGCAAAAGGGCAGGCAGAGCGGAATTTCTCTGCGAGCTGTATCCCTCTGTCGGCTTCTGTACGGAAAAAATTCAGCTTTTCTTCGCCACAGAGCTGACCGCAGGCACACAGAAGCTGGATGCGGATGAATTTGTGGAGATTGAAAAATATACTTTGGAGGAAGCCATTGCAATGATTCATAAGGGCGAAATCAAGGACGGAAAGACCATTGCGGCGCTTTTTGCATGGCAGGCAAGAAAAAACGCATAA
- a CDS encoding stage II sporulation protein M yields MKRQKRRTDKQLQRIIGIVCLSFLLGTAGGALLANLLPQGQQGQLSAFLQQALADGDEISFAAIFWKYLKYDIIIWLGGWMQLGLFFAGAAFLFRSVCVGFTSAMMMAAYGMKGVLLSATAFLPQNLLLIPCYILMMSACVYYLLSWQEEGGKRTLKREKRRKQLEYCILFGGSVLLLAAASGVERMLLLL; encoded by the coding sequence ATGAAAAGGCAGAAACGAAGGACAGACAAACAGCTGCAACGAATTATAGGCATTGTCTGCCTTTCTTTTTTATTGGGGACGGCAGGCGGCGCGCTTCTGGCGAATCTTCTGCCGCAGGGGCAGCAGGGGCAGCTTTCTGCATTTTTGCAGCAGGCGCTGGCAGATGGAGACGAAATCAGCTTTGCGGCAATTTTCTGGAAATATCTGAAATATGATATCATCATCTGGTTAGGGGGATGGATGCAGCTGGGGCTTTTCTTTGCGGGGGCGGCGTTCCTGTTTCGGAGCGTCTGTGTCGGCTTCACCTCTGCCATGATGATGGCGGCGTATGGCATGAAGGGGGTGCTTCTTTCCGCGACTGCGTTTCTGCCGCAGAATCTTCTGCTGATTCCCTGCTATATCCTGATGATGTCCGCCTGTGTGTATTATCTGCTTTCCTGGCAGGAGGAGGGCGGCAAGCGGACGCTGAAGCGAGAAAAACGGCGAAAGCAGCTGGAATATTGCATTCTCTTTGGGGGGTCTGTGCTGCTGCTTGCGGCGGCTTCTGGGGTGGAACGGATGCTTTTACTGCTGTGA
- a CDS encoding cell division protein FtsQ/DivIB has protein sequence MFHRKNKQQKKPQEMLDIDLMEEIGYYQKKPQKKGLDQKIVIALVLVVVVAACVLFSPLFSVKKIEVNGASQFTTSALCEKIGLSKGDNLLLFSKGRAEKTLEKSPYIASAKLSAKLPHTMRITIKERKARGYVPYMGSYLYIDEEGRVLEVAGSCRDALPLVKGLKFDSFTEGEILPVQNTDALAVILEISQLMEKYELLDEVVEIDVSKPKDIYAYVNQVQIHLGNMTNGDMKIQYMQQIVKKIPKEDRGILDLSGLDNPKANVTFQYLT, from the coding sequence ATGTTTCATCGGAAGAACAAACAACAGAAAAAACCACAGGAAATGCTTGATATTGACCTGATGGAGGAAATCGGCTACTATCAGAAAAAGCCGCAGAAAAAGGGGCTTGACCAGAAAATCGTGATTGCGCTGGTGCTTGTGGTGGTTGTGGCTGCATGCGTGCTGTTTTCGCCACTGTTTTCGGTGAAAAAGATAGAGGTGAATGGCGCAAGCCAGTTTACGACATCTGCGCTTTGCGAAAAAATCGGTCTTTCCAAGGGGGATAATCTGCTTCTGTTCAGCAAAGGCAGAGCGGAAAAAACGCTTGAGAAAAGCCCGTATATCGCCTCTGCGAAGCTTTCCGCCAAGCTGCCCCATACCATGAGGATAACGATAAAGGAAAGAAAGGCGAGAGGGTATGTGCCCTATATGGGGTCGTACCTCTACATAGACGAGGAAGGGCGTGTGCTTGAGGTGGCGGGCAGCTGTAGGGATGCACTGCCGCTGGTCAAGGGACTGAAATTTGACAGCTTTACGGAGGGGGAAATCCTTCCCGTGCAGAATACGGATGCGCTTGCGGTGATTCTGGAAATTTCGCAGCTGATGGAAAAATATGAGCTTCTGGATGAGGTTGTGGAAATTGATGTTTCCAAGCCGAAGGATATTTATGCCTATGTGAATCAGGTGCAGATTCATCTGGGGAATATGACGAACGGTGATATGAAAATTCAGTATATGCAGCAGATTGTAAAAAAGATTCCCAAGGAGGACAGAGGGATTTTAGACCTCAGCGGATTGGACAACCCCAAGGCGAATGTTACCTTCCAATACCTGACCTGA
- a CDS encoding exonuclease SbcCD subunit D, with translation MKLFHISDLHLGKRIYEFSMLEEQRELLLEILRSIDEEQPQALLISGDIYDKPVPPTEAVKLLDDFLTEVSKRGLHTYLIAGNHDSAQRLEFGKEIFGRESIHISGSIGEGLAHVTETDEYGTVEIWLLPFFKPAHVNALLREEEASSYAAAAKLLLEREKIDFSKRNVILVHQFVTWRGAAERSDSETLSLGGVDEIDAGLFFDFDYVALGHLHNPQKLGRETVRYAGSPMPYSFSEIRRKKGITVVELKEKGVVSLDFIPLETKRQFREIKGPLEEILAAGRETGGSEDYIRCILTNSEALLDPVGQLRRIYPNLMTLEFEQQAASFSDEVLLDTETARPEELFARFFERQNEKELDETQKKLLECIWKGTEEKA, from the coding sequence ATGAAGCTATTTCATATCAGTGATTTGCATTTAGGCAAGCGGATATATGAATTTTCCATGCTGGAGGAGCAGAGGGAGCTGCTTTTGGAAATTCTGCGGAGCATAGACGAGGAACAGCCGCAGGCACTGCTCATCAGCGGTGATATTTACGATAAGCCTGTGCCGCCGACAGAGGCGGTGAAGCTGTTGGATGATTTTCTGACGGAAGTATCCAAACGAGGACTGCATACCTATCTGATTGCAGGCAACCATGATTCCGCACAGCGTCTGGAATTCGGCAAGGAAATTTTCGGCAGGGAAAGCATCCATATCAGCGGCAGCATTGGCGAGGGATTGGCGCATGTTACGGAAACGGATGAATATGGTACGGTGGAAATCTGGCTGCTTCCATTTTTCAAGCCGGCGCATGTGAACGCCCTGCTGCGCGAGGAGGAGGCTTCTTCCTATGCGGCGGCGGCAAAGCTTTTGTTGGAACGAGAGAAGATTGATTTTTCCAAGCGAAACGTGATTCTGGTGCATCAGTTTGTGACGTGGAGAGGGGCGGCGGAGCGCAGTGATTCCGAAACGCTTTCCTTGGGCGGCGTGGATGAAATTGATGCAGGGCTGTTTTTTGATTTTGATTATGTTGCACTGGGGCATCTGCACAATCCGCAGAAGTTGGGAAGGGAAACGGTGCGCTATGCCGGCTCTCCCATGCCATATTCCTTTTCGGAAATCCGCAGGAAAAAGGGCATTACGGTTGTTGAACTCAAGGAAAAAGGTGTGGTTTCTCTGGATTTTATCCCACTGGAAACAAAGCGGCAGTTTCGGGAAATCAAGGGCCCGTTGGAGGAAATCCTTGCGGCAGGAAGGGAAACGGGCGGCTCGGAGGATTATATCCGCTGCATCCTGACGAACAGCGAAGCCCTGCTTGACCCTGTGGGACAGCTGCGGCGCATTTACCCGAATTTAATGACGCTGGAATTTGAACAGCAGGCAGCTTCGTTTTCCGATGAGGTGCTTTTGGATACAGAGACTGCCCGCCCGGAGGAATTGTTTGCGCGCTTTTTTGAAAGGCAGAACGAAAAGGAACTGGATGAAACGCAGAAAAAGCTATTGGAGTGCATCTGGAAGGGAACGGAGGAGAAGGCATGA
- a CDS encoding sporulation initiation factor Spo0A C-terminal domain-containing protein: MKEKERTKVVLADRDGFYLQRLKRCLERRGDMTVVGMADNGVALLDLVIQKKPAVLLTDILLGERDGLWVLENIKKRGLPCICIFISAIDSDKLVRQAISLGAEYYMAKPIQGELLLERIHQMLKQETPTKEAAKPKAAERRENPFEELESEISILLSRMGISASIKGYHFIRKAVMMAVENQDVLVGITKGLYPDIAKQYKTTASKVERAIRHAIESVWKKNGPQVYFEVAGYLPTEKPTNGQFIAALSEYFRIKEKGKSKKIS; encoded by the coding sequence ATGAAAGAAAAGGAAAGAACAAAAGTGGTATTGGCGGATCGAGACGGATTTTATCTGCAACGCTTGAAGCGCTGTCTGGAAAGAAGGGGGGATATGACAGTGGTAGGCATGGCGGACAACGGTGTGGCCCTGCTGGATTTGGTGATACAGAAAAAGCCTGCTGTGCTTCTGACAGATATCCTATTGGGGGAGCGAGATGGCTTATGGGTTCTGGAAAACATCAAAAAGAGGGGACTTCCGTGTATCTGCATTTTTATTTCCGCGATTGACAGCGATAAGCTGGTGCGGCAGGCAATCAGCCTTGGTGCGGAGTATTATATGGCGAAGCCGATTCAGGGGGAGCTTCTGCTGGAGCGCATCCATCAGATGCTGAAGCAGGAAACGCCAACAAAGGAAGCAGCAAAACCGAAAGCAGCGGAGCGGAGGGAAAATCCTTTCGAGGAGCTGGAAAGCGAAATTTCCATTCTGCTCAGTCGCATGGGAATCTCTGCCAGCATAAAGGGGTACCACTTTATTCGCAAAGCGGTGATGATGGCAGTGGAAAATCAGGATGTGCTGGTCGGCATTACGAAGGGGCTGTATCCCGATATTGCCAAGCAGTATAAAACAACCGCAAGCAAGGTGGAAAGAGCCATTCGCCACGCAATCGAAAGCGTATGGAAGAAGAACGGGCCGCAGGTTTATTTTGAGGTAGCAGGCTATCTGCCGACTGAAAAGCCGACGAATGGGCAGTTCATTGCCGCCCTGTCGGAATATTTTCGCATTAAGGAAAAAGGAAAATCGAAAAAAATTAGCTGA
- a CDS encoding FMN-dependent NADH-azoreductase, with translation MKKVLFVDCCIRREASRSKELAEYFIQKLEETGAYEIERLCLMDENLSYFSDGFFLQREALLAEGKFDHPRFRYAHRFAAADKIVIAAPFWDLSFPALLKVYIENLCVDGITFHSDETGLHGLCKADHMVFLTARGGIYTDSPMEQGARYLEQMAAFFGIAKFDCVAAEGLDIGAWPVVELMEQAKEKAAEVAKAF, from the coding sequence ATGAAAAAGGTATTGTTTGTGGATTGTTGCATCCGCAGGGAGGCTTCCCGCTCCAAGGAGCTGGCGGAGTATTTTATCCAAAAATTAGAGGAAACGGGTGCGTATGAAATTGAGCGGCTGTGCCTGATGGATGAAAATTTATCTTATTTTTCCGATGGGTTCTTTTTGCAGAGAGAAGCCCTTCTGGCGGAGGGAAAATTCGACCATCCTCGTTTCCGCTATGCGCACCGGTTTGCGGCGGCGGATAAAATCGTGATTGCCGCGCCCTTCTGGGATTTAAGCTTTCCTGCGCTTTTGAAGGTGTATATCGAAAACCTCTGTGTGGACGGCATTACCTTTCATTCGGATGAAACAGGGCTGCATGGGCTTTGTAAGGCAGACCACATGGTTTTCCTGACGGCAAGGGGCGGTATTTATACGGATTCCCCCATGGAGCAGGGCGCACGCTACTTGGAGCAGATGGCGGCGTTCTTCGGCATTGCAAAATTCGACTGCGTTGCCGCGGAGGGGCTGGATATCGGCGCATGGCCTGTTGTGGAGCTGATGGAGCAGGCAAAGGAGAAGGCGGCAGAGGTCGCAAAGGCATTTTAA
- the ftsZ gene encoding cell division protein FtsZ — translation MLELDIPMSNMAQIKVIGVGGGGNNAVDRMIEDGLDGVEFISINTDGQALSKSKSATKIQIGEKLTKGLGAGGNPEIGQRSVDETQDDIAQALRGSDMVFITAGMGGGTGTGAAPRIASISKELGILTVGVVTKPFNFEGKKRMGNAEKGIAELKKNVDTLVIIPNQRLLSIIDKKTTLTEAFRKADEILLQGVQGIADLISKPGVINLDFADVRTIMANRGIAHMGIGRASGENKAEVAAKMAIQSPLLETTIEGAKHILINFSGDMNLGLMETEEAAELIREAIDPEAEIIFGTTLNEELNDEVVVTVIATGLEDEAHTEAPARRSFAETIAARGERAERAEREEEHAAETEEASEEPAQEDARPAARRFADLDYDYESEIKIPDFLTRKKF, via the coding sequence ATGCTCGAATTAGATATCCCTATGAGTAATATGGCGCAGATTAAAGTAATCGGTGTTGGCGGCGGCGGCAACAACGCAGTAGATAGAATGATTGAAGACGGCTTGGATGGGGTGGAATTCATTTCCATCAATACAGACGGACAGGCTCTGTCTAAATCCAAATCCGCAACGAAAATCCAGATTGGCGAAAAGCTGACAAAGGGTTTGGGCGCAGGCGGCAACCCTGAAATCGGTCAGCGCTCCGTGGATGAAACACAGGATGATATCGCGCAGGCACTGCGTGGTTCCGATATGGTGTTCATTACCGCAGGCATGGGCGGCGGCACAGGCACAGGTGCGGCTCCCCGCATTGCGTCCATTTCCAAGGAGCTGGGCATCCTGACGGTCGGCGTTGTGACAAAGCCCTTCAATTTTGAAGGCAAGAAAAGAATGGGCAATGCGGAAAAGGGCATTGCAGAGCTGAAAAAGAACGTAGATACGCTGGTTATCATCCCCAACCAGAGACTGCTTTCCATTATTGATAAGAAAACAACCCTGACAGAGGCCTTCCGCAAGGCGGATGAAATTCTGCTGCAGGGGGTACAGGGTATTGCCGATCTGATTTCCAAGCCCGGCGTTATCAATCTGGACTTTGCTGATGTCAGAACTATCATGGCAAACAGAGGCATTGCACACATGGGCATCGGTCGCGCAAGCGGTGAAAATAAGGCTGAGGTTGCTGCGAAAATGGCAATCCAGAGCCCTCTCTTGGAAACAACCATCGAGGGTGCAAAGCATATCCTGATTAACTTCAGCGGTGACATGAACCTTGGTCTGATGGAAACAGAGGAAGCAGCAGAGCTGATTAGAGAAGCTATTGACCCCGAAGCAGAAATCATCTTCGGTACTACATTGAATGAAGAGCTGAATGACGAGGTTGTGGTTACGGTTATCGCAACAGGTCTGGAGGATGAAGCGCACACAGAAGCACCTGCCAGACGTTCCTTTGCGGAAACCATTGCTGCAAGAGGCGAAAGAGCAGAAAGAGCAGAAAGAGAAGAGGAGCATGCTGCGGAAACAGAGGAGGCTTCCGAAGAACCCGCACAGGAGGACGCACGTCCTGCCGCAAGAAGATTCGCAGATTTGGATTATGATTATGAATCCGAAATCAAGATTCCTGATTTTCTGACAAGAAAGAAATTCTGA
- the xerD gene encoding site-specific tyrosine recombinase XerD: MEQCIADFTAYLRNEKKSPENTVLSYSRDLKGFCRFMQEAGVSDAAKVNRTNVMAYVYELQKQKKAGATVSRNIASIRSFYQFLQKKGMVTENPAADIELPKVEKKAPEILSLEKVELLLEQPRGEEDKEVRDKAMLELLYATGIRVTELISLKVSDLNLPLEYIHCGSEAKSRIIPIGAQAKASLHKYMERVREHMISVPEEEALFVNCNGRPMTRQGFWKIIKSYARRAGIEEDITPHILRHSFAAHLIENGADLRSVQEMLGHSDISTTQIYTKLTNQKLKNVYAKTHPRA, encoded by the coding sequence ATGGAACAATGTATTGCTGATTTTACCGCATATTTACGGAATGAAAAAAAATCACCGGAAAATACTGTTCTCTCCTACAGCAGAGATTTAAAGGGGTTCTGCCGCTTTATGCAGGAGGCGGGAGTTTCGGATGCCGCAAAGGTGAATCGCACGAATGTGATGGCGTATGTCTATGAGCTGCAAAAGCAGAAAAAGGCAGGGGCAACGGTTTCCAGAAATATTGCGTCCATTCGTTCTTTTTACCAGTTTTTGCAGAAGAAGGGCATGGTGACGGAAAACCCTGCGGCGGATATAGAGCTGCCGAAGGTGGAGAAAAAAGCCCCTGAGATTCTTTCTCTGGAAAAGGTGGAGCTGCTTTTGGAGCAGCCGAGAGGGGAAGAGGATAAGGAGGTGCGCGATAAAGCCATGCTGGAGCTGCTTTATGCGACCGGCATTCGCGTGACTGAGCTGATTTCTCTGAAGGTTTCGGATTTGAATCTGCCCTTGGAATATATCCATTGCGGCAGCGAAGCAAAAAGCCGTATCATTCCCATCGGCGCACAGGCGAAGGCATCTCTGCATAAGTATATGGAACGGGTGCGGGAGCACATGATTTCCGTTCCGGAGGAGGAGGCGCTGTTTGTCAACTGCAACGGCAGACCCATGACCAGACAGGGCTTCTGGAAGATTATCAAATCCTATGCAAGGCGAGCGGGCATCGAGGAGGATATCACACCGCATATTCTGCGGCATTCCTTTGCGGCGCACTTAATCGAAAACGGTGCGGACTTGCGCTCTGTGCAGGAAATGCTGGGTCATTCCGATATTTCCACCACGCAGATTTATACGAAGCTGACGAATCAGAAGCTGAAAAATGTATACGCAAAAACGCATCCCCGTGCGTAA
- a CDS encoding pyridoxal phosphate-dependent aminotransferase: MELSKKAMSIKPSTTMAISSRAAEMKAAGVDVVSFGAGEPDFDTPAHIAQAGIDAIQNGQTRYTPAAGTPELRQAVCDKLKRDNGLEYEPAQVVISNGAKHSLMNTFMAILHEGDEVIIPAPFWLSYAEMVRIAGGVPVIIHTKKENGFMMTKEELENAYSAKTKAVVLTTPSNPTGQVMSRADLEMVAEFAVSHDILVVSDEIYEKLIYEDDKQHISIASLGQDIYDRTIVINGVSKSYAMTGWRIGYAAAPLPIAKLMASLQSHMASNPNSIAQAATVVALNGPQDCVAEMCVEFKKRRDYIYEREEAIPGISALKPEGAFYLFVDVSGLYGKAYEGQKIESAADFASILLEKKYVAVVPCADFGMPDYIRLSYATSMELIKKGMDRIEEMVKELK; the protein is encoded by the coding sequence ATGGAATTATCGAAAAAAGCAATGAGCATCAAACCTTCTACAACAATGGCAATTTCCTCCCGTGCGGCTGAAATGAAGGCAGCGGGGGTGGATGTGGTTTCCTTCGGCGCAGGGGAACCCGATTTTGATACCCCTGCACACATCGCGCAGGCAGGCATTGATGCCATTCAGAACGGGCAGACACGCTATACCCCTGCGGCAGGGACACCGGAGCTGAGACAGGCGGTTTGCGATAAGCTGAAACGGGATAATGGTCTGGAATACGAACCGGCACAGGTGGTAATCAGCAACGGCGCAAAGCATTCCCTGATGAATACCTTCATGGCAATCCTGCATGAGGGGGACGAGGTGATTATTCCTGCGCCCTTCTGGTTAAGCTATGCGGAAATGGTGCGTATTGCCGGCGGTGTGCCTGTGATTATTCATACGAAAAAGGAAAACGGCTTCATGATGACCAAGGAGGAACTGGAAAATGCCTATTCTGCAAAAACAAAGGCAGTTGTGCTGACAACACCCTCCAACCCCACAGGGCAGGTGATGAGCAGAGCAGATCTGGAAATGGTGGCAGAATTTGCGGTCAGCCATGATATTCTGGTGGTTTCCGATGAAATTTACGAAAAGCTGATTTACGAGGATGATAAGCAGCACATCAGCATTGCATCCCTTGGGCAGGATATTTATGACAGAACCATTGTCATCAACGGTGTTTCCAAAAGCTACGCTATGACAGGCTGGAGAATCGGCTATGCGGCGGCACCCTTGCCGATTGCAAAGCTGATGGCATCCCTGCAGTCCCACATGGCTTCTAACCCCAACTCCATCGCACAGGCGGCAACGGTGGTTGCGCTGAATGGTCCGCAGGATTGTGTGGCAGAAATGTGCGTGGAATTTAAAAAACGCAGAGATTACATTTATGAAAGAGAGGAAGCCATCCCCGGCATTTCCGCACTCAAGCCCGAAGGTGCCTTCTATCTGTTTGTGGATGTTTCCGGACTGTACGGCAAGGCATACGAGGGGCAGAAAATCGAATCGGCGGCGGATTTCGCATCCATTCTTCTGGAAAAGAAGTATGTGGCGGTTGTGCCCTGTGCCGATTTCGGCATGCCCGATTATATCCGCCTTTCCTATGCAACGAGCATGGAGCTGATTAAAAAAGGCATGGACAGAATCGAAGAAATGGTAAAGGAATTGAAATAA
- the murA gene encoding UDP-N-acetylglucosamine 1-carboxyvinyltransferase yields the protein MGTYLVRGGKRIEGEFAVRGSKNAALPILAACVLAADEVVLENLPQIRDVSQTLEILRELGCSVTLTGRTAVIDSREMQVTALCGETVRKMRSSILFLGAMLGRSGAGRIAYPGGCAIGKRPIDLHLAAFRRMGVSIAEENEILDCRAERLQGCRIDLPFPSVGATENILLLAVCAEGVTVLHNAAREPEIVALVRFLRAMGAEIYGEGTGSLLIEGVKRLHGAVFTIPADRIEGGTFLCAAAMTGGELCLKGLEREQLGAVSEALRMTGCRLFWEEGGLLWMRPPRRLLSDFSIITGPFPAFPTDMQPLLMALLTLAKGHCMISETVFEARFSQAEGLCRMGADIRIAGRRASVFGVERLFGAEVFAKDLRCGAALLCAALAAEGESLVHGAEFVERGYEKIETALSLLGGEIRLTEQG from the coding sequence ATGGGGACATATCTGGTGCGGGGCGGGAAGCGGATAGAGGGAGAATTTGCGGTGCGGGGGAGCAAGAATGCCGCTTTGCCCATTCTGGCGGCGTGCGTGCTTGCGGCGGATGAGGTGGTTCTGGAAAATCTGCCGCAGATTCGGGATGTATCGCAGACGCTGGAAATTCTGCGGGAGCTTGGCTGCTCTGTTACGCTGACGGGGCGGACGGCGGTGATAGACAGCCGCGAGATGCAGGTGACCGCGCTTTGCGGCGAAACGGTGCGGAAAATGCGTTCCTCCATCCTCTTTCTGGGGGCAATGCTTGGCAGAAGCGGTGCGGGCAGGATTGCGTATCCCGGTGGCTGTGCGATTGGCAAACGCCCGATAGATTTGCACCTTGCCGCCTTTCGCAGGATGGGCGTTTCCATTGCGGAGGAAAACGAGATTCTTGATTGCAGGGCGGAACGGCTACAGGGGTGTCGGATTGATTTGCCGTTTCCGAGCGTAGGCGCAACGGAAAACATTCTGCTTCTGGCGGTGTGTGCGGAGGGGGTAACGGTGCTGCATAACGCCGCGAGAGAGCCGGAGATTGTAGCTCTGGTGCGGTTTCTGCGTGCCATGGGGGCGGAAATTTACGGCGAGGGAACGGGCAGCCTTCTGATTGAGGGGGTGAAGCGGCTGCATGGGGCGGTTTTCACGATTCCTGCCGACCGTATCGAGGGCGGTACGTTTCTCTGTGCCGCCGCCATGACAGGGGGAGAGCTATGCTTGAAGGGACTGGAGCGAGAGCAGCTTGGCGCGGTTTCGGAAGCCCTGCGGATGACGGGCTGTCGGCTTTTCTGGGAGGAGGGAGGTCTCCTGTGGATGCGTCCGCCAAGGCGGCTGCTGTCGGATTTTTCGATTATAACGGGGCCGTTTCCTGCCTTCCCGACGGATATGCAGCCTTTGCTGATGGCTTTATTGACATTGGCGAAAGGACATTGTATGATTAGTGAAACAGTGTTTGAAGCCCGTTTTTCGCAGGCAGAGGGGCTTTGCCGCATGGGAGCCGATATCCGCATTGCGGGGAGAAGGGCTTCGGTTTTCGGCGTGGAGCGGCTCTTTGGTGCGGAGGTTTTTGCCAAGGATTTGCGCTGTGGGGCGGCGCTTTTGTGCGCGGCACTTGCGGCGGAGGGCGAAAGCCTTGTGCATGGCGCGGAATTTGTGGAGCGTGGCTATGAAAAAATAGAGACTGCGCTTTCGCTTTTGGGCGGCGAGATTCGTCTGACAGAGCAGGGCTGA